One Carassius gibelio isolate Cgi1373 ecotype wild population from Czech Republic chromosome A20, carGib1.2-hapl.c, whole genome shotgun sequence DNA segment encodes these proteins:
- the LOC127938661 gene encoding protein LBH: protein MTEVLNSCDSAVGDYSVSGASEEQSISFQIFPDSHERFPKLSKRLPSIVVEPTESGEVESGELRWPPDDLSPTDEPRDKQAQAASDKATEDSQEVATEN from the exons ATGACGGAGGTGCTGAACAGCTGTGACTCTGCGGTGGGAGACTACAGTGTGAGCGGTGCGTCTGAGGAGCAAAGCATCTCTTTTCAG ATCTTCCCAGACTCCCATGAACGGTTCCCAAAGCTTTCCAAACGCTTGCCATCCATCGTGGTTGAACCCACTGAGAGCGGGGAGGTGGAGAGCGGGGAACTCCGCTGGCCTCCTGATGATCTGAGCCCTACAGACGAGCCCAGAGACAAACAGGCCCAGGCTGCAA GTGACAAGGCCACAGAAGACAGCCAAGAGGTCGCGACAGAAAACTAA